In a genomic window of Algoriphagus halophilus:
- a CDS encoding alkaline phosphatase family protein: MKKTVVIDVVALSKRLIGEHTPFLKKWTSEKLQATIDPVLPAVTTSAQTTYLTGKWPTEHGIVGNGWYFQDECEIKFWRQSNKLIQAKNIWDIAKEKNPNFTVSNMFWWYNMYSTADYQVTPRPLYPSDGRKIPDCHSHPMDLRDRLQEELGQFPLFSFWGPNANIESTQWIANASKKVDEWKNPTLTLIYLPHLDYGLQKYGIDFSNISKDLREIDAVCEDLITYYENQGAEVILLSEYGITSVSNPVHLNRVFRKAGLIQVKNELGLETLDAGTSRAFAVVDHQLAHIHVKDKADLPLVKKLLEETPGVDLILDEEEKKKYHLDHERSGDLVVVADKDSWFTYYFWLDDSKAPDYARCVAIHQKPGYDPVELFMNPEFALPMVKVGLKVLKKKLGFRYLMDVIPLDATLVKGAHGRIPEESLDHPVFFTSNKSLTQQKHIAPVDVQGLILKKIFE; this comes from the coding sequence ATGAAAAAAACGGTTGTCATAGATGTGGTGGCCTTGTCCAAAAGATTAATAGGCGAACACACCCCATTCTTAAAAAAGTGGACTTCAGAAAAACTTCAAGCTACTATTGATCCGGTTCTTCCGGCTGTTACTACCTCTGCTCAAACAACCTACCTAACTGGAAAATGGCCTACAGAACATGGGATCGTTGGGAACGGATGGTATTTTCAAGACGAGTGTGAGATCAAATTTTGGAGACAATCCAATAAGCTGATTCAAGCAAAAAACATTTGGGATATTGCCAAGGAGAAAAATCCTAATTTCACCGTTTCCAATATGTTCTGGTGGTATAATATGTATTCTACCGCTGATTACCAGGTAACACCTAGGCCGTTGTACCCCTCTGATGGTAGAAAAATACCTGACTGCCATTCTCATCCTATGGATTTAAGAGATAGGCTTCAAGAAGAGTTGGGACAATTCCCTTTATTTTCTTTTTGGGGACCTAATGCCAATATAGAATCTACTCAATGGATAGCAAATGCTTCTAAGAAAGTAGATGAATGGAAGAATCCTACGCTCACCTTAATCTACCTTCCACACTTGGATTATGGACTTCAGAAATATGGGATAGATTTTTCCAATATTTCTAAAGATTTGAGAGAAATAGATGCGGTTTGTGAAGACTTGATTACCTACTATGAAAATCAAGGAGCGGAAGTGATTTTACTTTCTGAATATGGGATCACTTCGGTATCGAATCCTGTTCACCTCAACCGGGTTTTTAGAAAGGCGGGACTCATTCAGGTCAAAAATGAGCTGGGTTTAGAAACCTTAGATGCCGGGACTAGCAGGGCATTTGCTGTGGTGGACCACCAATTGGCGCATATTCATGTCAAAGATAAAGCTGATTTACCTCTCGTTAAAAAGCTATTGGAAGAGACTCCGGGAGTGGACCTGATTTTGGATGAGGAGGAGAAAAAGAAGTATCATTTAGATCATGAGCGTTCTGGGGATTTGGTGGTCGTTGCGGATAAAGACTCATGGTTTACCTATTATTTCTGGTTGGATGACTCAAAAGCACCTGATTATGCCCGATGTGTAGCTATCCATCAAAAACCAGGATATGACCCTGTGGAATTATTTATGAACCCAGAATTCGCTTTACCCATGGTCAAAGTGGGTTTAAAAGTTCTAAAGAAGAAATTAGGGTTCCGTTATTTGATGGATGTAATTCCACTAGATGCTACTTTGGTAAAAGGTGCTCACGGTAGAATTCCAGAGGAAAGTTTAGATCATCCGGTGTTTTTTACTTCTAATAAATCTTTAACCCAGCAAAAGCATATCGCTCCGGTGGATGTTCAGGGCTTGATTTTGAAAAAGATTTTTGAGTAA
- a CDS encoding TatD family hydrolase → MEMFIDPHIHVTSRTTDDYEAMRKAGIVAIIEPAFWLGQPRTEAASFKDYFSSLVGWERFRAKQFGIVHYCTIGLNSKEANNEPLAEQVMELLPLYAGKQGVVAIGEIGYDDQTAAEDKFYRLQLELAKEMDLPVMIHTPHRDKKKGTSKSMDVSEEHGLAPNMVIVDHNNEETVKEVLDRGYWAAFTIYPHTKMGSERMVDIVKQYGPERIIVDSAADWGISDPLAVPKTAALMRKMGVPEEHIRLTCYQNALTAYSQSGQMDELDWLNAEPIDQTKKMSGNSVLRGGQVPRVDGPADRVEN, encoded by the coding sequence ATGGAAATGTTTATTGATCCACATATACACGTAACATCCAGAACAACTGATGACTATGAAGCGATGCGTAAAGCAGGCATTGTGGCGATTATTGAACCTGCCTTTTGGTTAGGCCAACCCCGGACTGAGGCAGCTAGCTTTAAAGATTATTTCAGCAGTTTGGTAGGATGGGAACGCTTCCGGGCCAAGCAATTTGGAATTGTACATTACTGTACGATCGGATTAAATTCCAAAGAGGCCAATAATGAGCCTTTAGCGGAGCAAGTGATGGAGTTACTTCCACTTTATGCGGGCAAGCAAGGGGTAGTAGCAATTGGAGAGATAGGATATGATGACCAAACCGCTGCAGAAGACAAGTTTTATAGACTGCAATTAGAACTTGCCAAAGAAATGGATCTTCCAGTGATGATTCATACTCCACATAGAGATAAGAAAAAAGGAACTTCCAAAAGCATGGATGTCAGTGAGGAGCATGGTTTGGCTCCTAACATGGTGATCGTGGATCATAATAATGAGGAGACTGTCAAAGAAGTGTTGGATCGTGGCTATTGGGCTGCTTTTACCATATATCCTCATACCAAGATGGGAAGCGAGCGAATGGTGGACATTGTAAAACAATATGGACCAGAACGGATTATTGTAGATTCTGCTGCTGATTGGGGAATATCAGATCCATTGGCAGTTCCAAAAACTGCCGCGTTGATGCGTAAAATGGGAGTGCCCGAAGAACACATTCGATTGACTTGTTATCAAAATGCATTGACAGCCTATTCTCAAAGTGGTCAAATGGATGAATTGGATTGGTTGAATGCTGAGCCAATTGACCAAACCAAAAAAATGTCAGGAAATTCAGTGTTGAGAGGAGGCCAGGTTCCCCGTGTAGATGGGCCGGCCGATCGTGTGGAGAATTAA
- the eboE gene encoding metabolite traffic protein EboE, translating into MIVKEGTHLTYCTNIHPGESWKETFDNLKKYIPKIKEELSSTQPFGIGLRLSNEASLVLQKQEELQLFKSWLKENDCYVFTMNGFPYGGFHGQVVKDKVHDPDWTTKDRRDYTIRLFEILAELLPNQMEGGISTSPLSYRFWFNTQHDLERAITKSTTHLVQVVAKLIEIRQKSGKVLHLDIEPEPDGILENTAEMLAYFQDWLIPMGTRDLMDSLQMSKQDAESAIREHIRLCYDVCHFALVYEKPAEVFKAMEGAGIKIGKIQISAALKINIPDSESGRSLIKETLSPFAESTYLHQVIGRDQNGHIESYRDLDQALDLLSDTSQNEWRIHFHVPVFLSDYGKVSSTQSDISEVLELVQEKDVSKHLEVETYTWDVLPEGMNIDIQNSIIRELSWVTENMKKK; encoded by the coding sequence ATGATTGTAAAAGAAGGAACTCACCTGACTTATTGTACCAATATTCATCCTGGGGAAAGCTGGAAAGAAACCTTCGATAATCTTAAAAAATATATCCCTAAAATTAAAGAAGAACTTTCTTCTACTCAACCATTTGGGATAGGGTTAAGACTCTCCAACGAAGCTAGTTTAGTTTTACAAAAACAAGAAGAGCTACAACTGTTTAAATCTTGGTTGAAAGAAAACGACTGCTATGTTTTTACCATGAATGGATTTCCCTATGGGGGCTTTCATGGTCAGGTGGTAAAAGACAAGGTCCATGATCCAGATTGGACCACCAAAGATAGAAGAGATTATACTATTCGACTTTTTGAAATACTCGCAGAATTACTTCCTAATCAAATGGAGGGAGGGATTTCTACTTCTCCATTATCCTATCGGTTTTGGTTTAATACCCAACATGATTTAGAACGGGCGATTACCAAGTCTACTACCCATTTGGTTCAGGTGGTTGCTAAATTGATTGAGATTAGGCAGAAGTCCGGAAAAGTTTTGCATCTTGATATTGAGCCAGAGCCGGATGGAATTTTAGAAAATACCGCAGAAATGCTTGCCTATTTTCAGGATTGGTTGATTCCAATGGGGACCAGAGACTTGATGGATTCCCTTCAAATGAGTAAACAAGATGCGGAATCTGCAATTAGAGAGCATATAAGATTATGCTATGATGTTTGTCATTTTGCGCTGGTTTATGAAAAGCCAGCTGAAGTATTCAAGGCAATGGAAGGAGCGGGAATTAAGATTGGAAAGATTCAAATTTCAGCAGCATTGAAAATCAATATTCCAGATTCAGAATCTGGAAGATCATTGATCAAAGAAACCCTTTCGCCATTTGCTGAATCCACGTATTTACATCAGGTAATAGGAAGAGATCAAAATGGCCATATAGAATCTTACAGAGATTTAGATCAAGCTTTGGATTTGCTTTCTGATACCTCACAAAATGAATGGAGGATTCACTTCCATGTTCCTGTGTTTTTATCGGATTATGGAAAGGTTTCATCTACTCAGTCAGATATTTCGGAAGTGCTAGAATTGGTTCAGGAAAAAGATGTATCAAAGCATCTTGAGGTGGAAACCTACACATGGGATGTATTACCCGAAGGGATGAACATAGATATTCAAAATTCTATCATTCGAGAACTTTCCTGGGTGACTGAAAATATGAAGAAGAAATGA
- the eboC gene encoding UbiA-like protein EboC (EboC, a homolog the polyprenyltransferase UbiA, belongs to system of proteins involved in the trafficking of precursor metabolites to an extracytoplasmic compartment so that the biosynthesis of certain natural products, such as scytonemin, can be completed.) yields MNTSKVFAHLQLTRPANVVTAIADIIAGFAIAGMGVYLTSFSNESGHLIDLAWLVLSTIGLYAGGVAFNDVFDADIDAVERPERPIPSGRASIRSASTMAFLLLVLGVLAAAMVSMTSAIIAFAVALCAVLYDYWGKHQHFFGPINMGLCRTGNLLLGVSVVPELISEYAFIGLIPLVFVAAITMISRGEVHGKNRKALFGGLLMYITIVAGILLLAYSFGGKLIEVIPFVVLFVYMVFPPLVKAIQKQDPKLIGKAVKAAVISLIIVNASLSAAFAGWLYGLMVLILLPISLWLARKFAVT; encoded by the coding sequence ATGAATACATCGAAGGTATTTGCCCATTTGCAGCTAACCAGGCCAGCCAATGTGGTCACCGCCATAGCAGATATTATTGCGGGCTTTGCTATAGCTGGAATGGGTGTTTATTTAACTTCTTTTTCCAATGAAAGTGGCCATTTAATAGATTTAGCCTGGCTGGTGTTGTCTACCATTGGGCTTTATGCTGGTGGGGTAGCTTTCAATGACGTATTTGATGCCGATATAGATGCAGTAGAAAGACCAGAGCGTCCCATCCCTAGTGGAAGAGCCTCTATAAGAAGTGCTTCTACCATGGCATTTCTGCTTCTTGTGTTAGGGGTACTAGCCGCTGCAATGGTCAGTATGACTTCAGCAATCATTGCATTTGCTGTTGCCTTGTGTGCCGTATTGTATGATTATTGGGGGAAGCACCAGCATTTTTTTGGCCCAATCAATATGGGGCTTTGCCGTACCGGAAACCTGTTATTAGGAGTCAGTGTGGTTCCAGAATTAATATCTGAATATGCCTTTATAGGATTGATTCCATTGGTATTTGTGGCAGCTATCACCATGATCAGTAGGGGAGAAGTTCATGGGAAAAATAGAAAAGCATTATTTGGTGGTTTGTTGATGTATATCACGATAGTAGCAGGTATACTTCTTTTGGCTTATAGCTTTGGAGGAAAGCTAATAGAAGTGATTCCTTTTGTGGTGCTATTTGTGTACATGGTGTTTCCACCCCTGGTGAAAGCCATTCAAAAACAGGATCCAAAATTGATAGGGAAAGCAGTCAAAGCTGCAGTGATTTCGTTGATAATAGTAAATGCTTCACTGTCGGCAGCATTTGCAGGATGGTTATATGGCTTAATGGTATTAATCTTATTGCCAATTTCTCTTTGGCTGGCCAGAAAATTTGCAGTGACCTAA
- a CDS encoding 3-dehydroquinate synthase, whose product MKRIIEQSFAVPYTYPVIFSQNIFDEGDDTLAGLLDNGKGGKAYFVIDSGVAVAHPSLLEQIKEYADAHAAQFKLCAEPLIVPGGEASKNDPQYYEKIVEATHLYGIDRHSYIVAIGGGAVLDMVGFAAAISHRGIRLIRIPTTVLSQNDSAVGVKNGINSFGKKNYLGTFAPPFAVLNDFNFLQTLDERDWRSGISEAIKVALIKDLDFFEWIEDHAISLANREMEPMQELIVRCAQMHLDHIAGKDPFEMGSSRPLDFGHWAAHKMEHLSGYEIRHGEAVAMGIALDSTYSYLKGMISEEELQRIVSVISRLGFHLYNEVLSGDMLLKGLEEFREHLGGELTIMLLSKLGLGKEVHEMDQTLIVAAVEKLKAFQADRLITN is encoded by the coding sequence ATGAAAAGAATAATAGAACAATCATTTGCGGTACCATATACCTATCCGGTGATTTTCTCTCAAAACATTTTTGATGAGGGAGATGATACTTTGGCTGGTTTGCTTGACAATGGCAAAGGAGGGAAAGCCTATTTTGTGATTGATAGTGGAGTTGCGGTAGCTCATCCTAGCTTATTGGAGCAAATCAAGGAATATGCCGATGCACATGCTGCTCAGTTTAAGTTATGTGCCGAACCTCTGATTGTTCCAGGGGGCGAGGCTTCCAAAAATGACCCTCAGTACTATGAGAAAATAGTGGAGGCAACCCATCTATATGGTATTGACCGACATTCCTATATCGTTGCGATAGGAGGAGGGGCTGTATTGGACATGGTTGGTTTTGCTGCAGCCATCTCTCATAGAGGCATTCGACTAATCAGAATTCCTACCACCGTTCTTTCCCAAAATGACTCTGCAGTTGGGGTTAAAAATGGGATAAACTCATTTGGTAAAAAGAACTACTTAGGCACTTTTGCGCCACCTTTTGCAGTATTGAATGATTTCAATTTCCTACAGACATTGGATGAAAGAGATTGGAGATCCGGGATTTCTGAAGCGATCAAAGTAGCTTTGATTAAGGATTTGGATTTTTTTGAATGGATCGAAGACCATGCGATTTCTCTTGCAAATAGAGAAATGGAGCCCATGCAAGAATTGATTGTGAGATGTGCACAAATGCATTTGGATCATATTGCAGGAAAAGATCCTTTTGAAATGGGATCTTCCAGACCTTTGGATTTTGGCCACTGGGCTGCTCATAAAATGGAACACCTTTCGGGTTATGAAATACGACATGGTGAGGCTGTTGCTATGGGGATTGCTTTGGATTCTACCTATTCCTACTTAAAGGGGATGATTTCTGAAGAAGAACTTCAAAGGATTGTCTCTGTAATTTCAAGGTTAGGATTCCATCTTTACAATGAAGTACTTTCAGGAGATATGTTGTTGAAGGGATTGGAAGAGTTTAGAGAGCATTTGGGAGGAGAATTGACTATTATGTTATTGTCCAAGCTGGGACTAGGAAAAGAGGTTCATGAAATGGATCAAACGCTTATTGTTGCGGCTGTGGAAAAATTAAAAGCCTTCCAAGCAGATCGGTTGATTACTAATTGA
- a CDS encoding EboA domain-containing protein, which translates to MSIPNQVNPITTIILSALSEQVAEKSIVWLAQKREKILLSEKEMDFFMAFSQASRYFKSIPLKLSVDQFHESQALCVGLRMDLWSQLQAARVYLLLQYPAADSASWKSTLQKLFETGDMLEIEALYSALPIMPFAEEMVGRAREGLRTNITSVFDAVALNNPYPSTYFDESAWNQMVVKAIFMQRPLFKIQHAEARANQELADIIIDFAHERWSAGRNVIPELWRFVGPFISSKNIEDLKKVVEEGSELEKRAALLACSMSDFPEAKSLLEKNSEIAKEIESGKLNWDWIGEEALALA; encoded by the coding sequence ATGTCTATCCCAAATCAAGTAAACCCAATTACCACCATCATTCTATCGGCTCTAAGCGAACAGGTTGCTGAGAAATCGATTGTATGGTTAGCTCAAAAAAGAGAGAAGATTCTATTATCCGAAAAGGAAATGGATTTCTTTATGGCTTTTAGCCAAGCTTCTAGATATTTTAAAAGTATTCCTTTAAAACTTAGCGTAGATCAATTTCATGAGTCCCAAGCATTGTGCGTGGGTCTCAGGATGGATTTATGGAGCCAGTTACAGGCAGCAAGAGTTTATTTACTACTTCAATACCCAGCAGCTGATTCGGCTTCTTGGAAAAGCACCCTTCAAAAACTATTTGAAACGGGAGATATGCTTGAAATAGAAGCCTTGTATTCTGCCTTGCCGATTATGCCTTTTGCAGAAGAAATGGTTGGTAGGGCCAGGGAAGGTTTGAGGACCAATATCACTTCCGTGTTTGATGCAGTGGCATTAAATAATCCTTATCCATCTACCTACTTCGATGAAAGTGCTTGGAATCAGATGGTCGTGAAAGCCATTTTTATGCAACGTCCTCTTTTCAAAATCCAGCATGCAGAAGCCAGAGCCAACCAAGAGCTGGCGGATATAATCATTGATTTTGCTCATGAAAGATGGTCAGCAGGTAGAAATGTAATCCCTGAATTGTGGAGGTTTGTAGGCCCTTTTATTAGTTCAAAAAACATAGAGGACCTTAAAAAAGTTGTAGAAGAAGGCAGTGAATTAGAGAAAAGGGCAGCCTTACTGGCATGTAGTATGTCTGATTTTCCGGAAGCCAAGAGCCTTTTGGAAAAGAATAGCGAAATTGCAAAAGAAATTGAATCAGGAAAACTTAACTGGGATTGGATAGGCGAAGAAGCTTTGGCTTTAGCTTAA
- a CDS encoding ThuA domain-containing protein translates to MKFPKNLRSLLLLALLISLGTWSCKNKRSGSPKVLVFSKTAGYYHESIPNGIAAIQKLGSENGFEVDTTTQAEKFNEENLAQYSAVIFLSTTGDVLNNYQEADFERYIQAGGGYVGIHAAADTEYGWGWYGRLVGGYFTDHPGINDPNPNVQPGEITVVDANNPATSFLPSPWARTDEWYSYKNMNPEVNVLLELDENSYKGGFDMGDHPIAWYHDYDGGRAFYTGGGHTNESYSEDLYLKHLLEGIKYAIGDNLELNYSKATSKRVPEENRFTKTPLAYGVFTEPTEMTILPNLDILVAQRRGEILFFDNETEELKEVAKLDVYWKTEVRGVNAEEGLMGIQKDPNYAENGYVFVYYAPSGEEEINRLSRFTFKNDTWDMSSEVVILDIHSDRDICCHTGGSIAFDKDGNLFLSLGDNSTPFNQADSKYRNNGFAPLDQRPGYEQYDARRSSGNANDLRGKILRIKVNEDGSYDIPEGNLYPVGTEGTRPEIYVQGNRNPYRISVDQKNGFLYWGEVGPDANADSMATRGPRGYDEVNQARKAGNFGWPFAVGNNYPYREYNYETGESGPAFDPNGPKNTSVNNTGITQLPEFAPAFIWYPYGESKEFPQVGSGGRNAMAGPVYYSDMFTADTKFPDYFDGKVFIYDWIRGWIKVVTMKENGDFDKMEPFMPSTKFNALIDMEMGPDGRIYILEYGNGWFSKNPDSGLSRIDFNGGNRAPVVTTISADKTSGTNPLTVTFTATSSDPENDPLTYSWDLGNGETKTTDVPTLTHTFNAIGEYEVRVTAKDPDGLTGISGIESVYSGNIAPIVTISIDGNQSFYFPGKKVAYSVSVEDPDNPESATDMSTLYVSADYIEGLDQAESDMGHKVMTEAMMGKSLFTTLTCKTCHKEAEASVGPSYVDVAKKYNQRDIDYLKNKIKNGGGGVWGETAMPANPDLKDSDLNALVAYILSLDQVTTPSLPASGSVDATTGKTPSPNGVLMLNASYTDQGGENVKPLTGSTTRLLKSNTVDMGNTGDYTGGYSSMSYDGNNLLMVPKNEASFSIGGIDLTGVGSVTAIAVTMGSLGDEFDFELRLDSPTGELVGSSTFVQKPSSGPEGAPNFGPFTIPITGNADGQLHKLFVVTKPKNDGGSGTFVVSGMTFNAK, encoded by the coding sequence ATGAAATTCCCGAAAAACCTACGTAGCCTGCTGCTTTTGGCTCTACTTATAAGCCTTGGGACCTGGAGCTGTAAAAATAAACGATCCGGTTCTCCAAAAGTGCTTGTATTTAGCAAAACAGCAGGGTATTATCATGAATCCATTCCCAATGGAATTGCAGCCATACAAAAGCTCGGTTCCGAAAATGGCTTTGAAGTGGACACCACTACTCAGGCAGAAAAATTCAACGAAGAAAATTTAGCTCAATATTCCGCTGTCATATTTTTGAGCACTACTGGTGATGTGTTAAATAATTACCAAGAAGCAGACTTTGAAAGATATATTCAGGCAGGCGGAGGATATGTGGGGATACACGCTGCTGCAGACACCGAATATGGTTGGGGCTGGTACGGTCGCCTGGTAGGTGGTTATTTTACCGATCACCCAGGAATAAATGATCCAAACCCTAACGTTCAACCTGGAGAAATTACTGTAGTAGATGCGAATAATCCTGCTACTTCATTTCTTCCAAGCCCTTGGGCAAGAACAGACGAATGGTATAGCTATAAAAACATGAACCCTGAGGTGAATGTACTTTTGGAATTGGATGAAAATTCCTACAAAGGTGGATTTGACATGGGAGACCATCCCATCGCTTGGTATCATGATTATGATGGCGGAAGAGCTTTCTATACAGGAGGCGGACATACCAATGAGTCTTATTCTGAAGATTTATACTTAAAACACCTTTTAGAGGGAATCAAGTATGCGATTGGAGATAATCTCGAATTGAATTATTCGAAAGCAACAAGCAAAAGAGTACCGGAAGAAAACAGATTTACTAAAACTCCTTTGGCTTATGGCGTATTTACAGAGCCAACAGAGATGACCATTCTTCCAAATTTGGATATTCTTGTGGCGCAAAGAAGGGGTGAAATTCTATTCTTCGACAATGAGACTGAGGAATTGAAAGAGGTTGCCAAATTGGATGTTTATTGGAAAACTGAGGTTAGAGGAGTGAATGCAGAAGAAGGGTTGATGGGAATCCAGAAAGATCCGAATTATGCTGAAAATGGATATGTATTTGTTTACTATGCTCCTTCAGGTGAGGAAGAGATCAATAGACTATCCAGATTTACTTTCAAAAATGATACTTGGGACATGAGTTCCGAAGTGGTTATTTTGGATATTCATTCTGATAGAGATATTTGCTGCCATACGGGAGGTTCCATTGCATTTGACAAAGACGGAAACTTATTCCTATCATTGGGTGATAATTCTACTCCATTCAACCAGGCTGATTCAAAATATAGAAACAATGGTTTCGCTCCATTAGACCAAAGACCTGGATATGAACAATATGACGCCAGAAGATCTTCTGGAAATGCCAATGATTTAAGAGGGAAGATCCTTAGAATAAAAGTAAATGAAGACGGTTCTTACGACATTCCTGAAGGGAACTTATATCCTGTAGGAACTGAGGGTACTAGACCTGAAATCTATGTACAAGGAAATAGAAACCCTTATAGAATTTCAGTAGACCAGAAAAATGGCTTCCTGTATTGGGGCGAAGTGGGACCAGATGCCAATGCAGACAGCATGGCTACTCGAGGACCTAGAGGATATGATGAAGTCAATCAAGCCAGAAAAGCCGGGAATTTCGGATGGCCATTTGCAGTAGGAAACAATTATCCTTACCGTGAATATAATTATGAGACCGGGGAGTCAGGACCAGCATTTGATCCTAATGGACCGAAAAACACTTCTGTAAATAATACTGGCATTACTCAGCTTCCTGAATTTGCCCCTGCATTCATTTGGTATCCATATGGTGAATCCAAAGAGTTCCCACAAGTGGGTTCTGGAGGAAGAAATGCAATGGCAGGACCTGTGTATTATTCTGATATGTTCACAGCAGACACCAAATTCCCTGATTATTTCGATGGAAAGGTCTTTATCTATGATTGGATCAGAGGCTGGATCAAAGTGGTAACCATGAAGGAAAACGGCGATTTCGATAAGATGGAGCCGTTTATGCCTAGCACTAAATTCAATGCTTTGATCGACATGGAAATGGGGCCTGATGGCAGAATTTATATTTTGGAATATGGAAATGGATGGTTCTCCAAGAACCCAGATTCAGGACTTTCTAGAATAGATTTCAATGGAGGTAATAGAGCTCCTGTAGTGACTACCATTTCTGCAGATAAAACTTCAGGTACCAATCCATTGACTGTTACATTCACTGCTACTTCCTCTGATCCTGAAAATGATCCTTTGACTTATTCTTGGGATCTAGGAAATGGCGAAACCAAGACAACGGATGTTCCTACCCTTACGCATACCTTCAATGCGATTGGAGAATATGAAGTGAGAGTTACCGCTAAGGATCCTGATGGGTTAACTGGAATCAGTGGAATTGAAAGTGTTTATTCTGGAAATATTGCTCCTATTGTGACCATTTCAATTGATGGAAATCAGTCTTTCTATTTCCCAGGCAAGAAGGTAGCATACAGCGTTTCTGTGGAAGATCCAGATAATCCTGAATCAGCGACAGATATGAGTACCTTGTATGTTTCTGCGGATTACATCGAAGGTCTTGATCAGGCAGAGTCCGATATGGGACACAAAGTGATGACTGAAGCCATGATGGGAAAATCTTTATTTACCACTTTGACCTGTAAAACATGTCACAAAGAGGCTGAAGCTTCGGTTGGGCCTTCTTATGTGGATGTAGCTAAGAAATACAATCAGAGAGATATAGATTACCTAAAAAACAAAATTAAAAATGGAGGCGGAGGAGTCTGGGGAGAAACAGCAATGCCTGCGAACCCGGATTTAAAGGATTCTGACCTGAATGCTTTGGTAGCCTATATTCTTTCTTTGGATCAAGTAACTACTCCATCTTTACCTGCATCTGGTAGCGTAGATGCGACAACAGGAAAAACTCCTAGCCCTAATGGTGTTTTAATGCTAAATGCATCCTATACAGATCAAGGAGGGGAAAATGTGAAACCTTTGACTGGCTCTACCACAAGATTGCTGAAGAGCAACACGGTGGATATGGGGAACACAGGAGATTATACTGGCGGGTATAGCAGTATGAGCTATGATGGAAATAACCTACTAATGGTTCCAAAAAATGAGGCTTCTTTCTCCATAGGTGGAATTGATCTGACAGGTGTTGGATCCGTAACTGCAATCGCTGTAACCATGGGAAGCCTTGGAGATGAGTTTGATTTCGAACTTAGATTAGATTCTCCAACTGGCGAATTGGTTGGGTCTTCTACATTTGTTCAAAAACCATCCAGCGGGCCTGAAGGAGCTCCAAACTTTGGTCCATTTACTATCCCAATTACAGGAAATGCAGATGGACAGCTTCATAAGCTATTTGTAGTTACCAAACCTAAAAATGATGGAGGATCCGGTACTTTTGTAGTATCAGGAATGACCTTCAATGCCAAATAA